From a single Bacillus pseudomycoides DSM 12442 genomic region:
- a CDS encoding aspartyl-phosphate phosphatase Spo0E family protein → MFEQAIEKKREKMMYFAERYGITSQKTVNCSQELDRLLNVVWLLKADFTSTYTIDEHTQ, encoded by the coding sequence ATGTTTGAGCAAGCGATTGAAAAAAAACGTGAGAAAATGATGTATTTTGCTGAACGTTACGGAATAACTTCTCAAAAAACAGTGAATTGTAGCCAAGAACTGGACAGGCTCTTAAATGTGGTTTGGCTTTTGAAAGCGGATTTCACCTCAACTTATACTATAGACGAACACACACAATGA
- a CDS encoding fumarylacetoacetate hydrolase family protein, whose product MRFVTVKKEEKVFVGIVDEYEEKVLHIREAQRQKGEKITVPITMLECIEKGNAFIEKVVEIINWAKENETTAYYPLQDVKILAPIPRPRKNILCVGKNYRDHAIEMGGEESIPKDIMIFTKAPTTVIGNGEKIHSHPHATSELDYEGELAIVIGKRGKQIAKDKALEYVFGYTIVNDITARDIQRKHKQFFLGKSFDTFCPMGPYLVHKTAIKTPNQLDIETRVNGEVRQTSNTANMIFSIEDIISIVSKGMTLEPGDIIATGTPAGVGKGFIPPKFLSAGDEVTITVQHVGTLQNLVK is encoded by the coding sequence ATGCGGTTTGTTACAGTGAAGAAGGAAGAGAAAGTATTTGTTGGCATTGTGGATGAGTATGAAGAAAAAGTGCTGCATATTAGAGAAGCACAGCGGCAAAAAGGCGAAAAGATTACAGTTCCTATTACAATGCTAGAGTGTATCGAAAAAGGAAATGCTTTTATTGAAAAGGTGGTAGAAATTATAAATTGGGCAAAGGAAAATGAAACGACGGCGTATTATCCATTGCAAGACGTTAAAATATTAGCACCTATTCCAAGACCAAGAAAGAATATTCTTTGCGTCGGAAAAAACTATCGTGATCATGCGATAGAGATGGGTGGAGAAGAGTCTATTCCGAAAGATATCATGATTTTCACAAAGGCGCCGACGACGGTTATCGGGAATGGAGAGAAAATTCACAGTCATCCGCATGCAACGAGTGAACTAGATTATGAAGGAGAACTCGCAATTGTGATTGGGAAACGCGGAAAACAAATTGCAAAAGATAAGGCGCTTGAATATGTTTTCGGTTATACAATTGTAAATGACATAACTGCTCGAGATATTCAAAGAAAACATAAACAATTTTTCTTAGGAAAAAGTTTTGATACATTTTGCCCAATGGGGCCGTATTTAGTTCATAAGACGGCTATTAAAACCCCGAATCAATTAGATATTGAAACAAGAGTGAACGGAGAGGTTCGGCAAACTTCAAATACTGCAAATATGATATTTTCAATAGAAGATATTATTTCTATCGTAAGTAAAGGGATGACGTTAGAGCCTGGGGATATTATTGCGACTGGAACACCAGCGGGAGTTGGGAAAGGGTTTATACCACCTAAATTTCTAAGCGCTGGTGATGAAGTAACAATAACGGTGCAGCATGTTGGAACGCTTCAAAACCTGGTCAAATAG
- a CDS encoding spore germination protein GerPE: MLQHISVVHQSKVISMGIASVFQVGDAKQMELKSRALIVHREIPFYLKDEGSFEAFKIFTDEYITIPKRSTDVKVNIINECPFIEVNDVTIRTLLNSACFQIGSVDYAFNNSRIHQLRQYITDEPFNK; the protein is encoded by the coding sequence ATGCTTCAGCACATTTCAGTTGTTCATCAATCCAAAGTTATTTCTATGGGGATTGCTAGTGTTTTTCAAGTTGGCGATGCGAAACAGATGGAATTAAAAAGTCGTGCACTTATTGTTCATCGAGAAATCCCTTTTTATTTAAAAGATGAAGGAAGTTTCGAGGCTTTTAAAATCTTTACAGATGAGTATATTACAATTCCCAAAAGATCGACAGATGTCAAAGTGAATATTATAAATGAATGCCCCTTCATTGAAGTAAATGATGTTACGATTCGTACTTTATTAAATTCTGCCTGCTTTCAAATCGGCTCCGTTGACTATGCATTTAATAATTCACGCATTCACCAACTCCGTCAATATATTACAGATGAACCTTTCAACAAATAA
- a CDS encoding spore germination protein GerPC produces the protein MNQDVYIYLQQFQQVLQKQQEAIHALEEQVQTLRKELDELKGRPSSSIGKVEYKFDQLKVENLNGTLNIGLNPFATKGQQIEDFEVDTETLKVNPETQTNPDFYQGIIQEMHRYLDEEAYSRILHFEQEQRTPLDDMYRQMMIDDIKKQMEHRLPYYLSQVQPYEEITSDPQYMKDAIIQAMKQDIDKAFLSFIQHIPNNFRKE, from the coding sequence GTGAATCAAGATGTATATATTTACCTACAACAATTTCAACAAGTTCTTCAAAAACAACAAGAAGCAATTCATGCATTAGAAGAGCAAGTACAGACATTAAGGAAAGAACTTGATGAACTAAAAGGCCGGCCCTCCTCTTCTATAGGAAAAGTAGAATATAAATTCGATCAATTAAAAGTAGAAAACTTAAATGGTACGTTAAATATCGGCTTAAATCCATTCGCAACGAAAGGACAACAGATTGAAGATTTTGAGGTGGATACAGAAACATTAAAAGTAAATCCAGAAACACAAACAAACCCTGATTTTTATCAAGGCATTATTCAAGAGATGCATCGCTATTTAGATGAAGAAGCATATAGCAGAATTCTTCATTTTGAACAAGAACAGCGGACACCACTCGATGATATGTATCGACAAATGATGATTGATGATATAAAAAAACAAATGGAGCATCGCCTTCCTTACTATTTATCACAAGTACAACCGTATGAAGAGATTACATCAGATCCTCAGTATATGAAAGATGCAATTATTCAAGCTATGAAACAAGATATTGATAAAGCATTCCTTTCCTTTATTCAGCACATACCGAACAATTTTCGAAAGGAGTAA
- the addB gene encoding helicase-exonuclease AddAB subunit AddB gives MSLRFVIGRAGSGKSTFCLHEVQEELGQRPRGETILYLVPEQMTFQTQQALIGNEGVSASIRAQVFSFSRLAWKVLQEVGGASRLHIDEAGVHMLLRKIVEARKEGLYVFQKAAEQNGFFEHLGSMIAEFKRYNVTPSNVYEMWQQLDAHSSGDEQKLLANKMYDLQLLYDDFERALIGKYLDSEDYLQLLVEKLPDSDYVKGAEIYIDGFHSFSPGELEIIRQLMICGARITITLTVDEKTLSQPTSELDLFYQTVLTYEKVKQLAREEKIAVESTISMREQPRFLSPALAHLEAEFESRPSKKFQSEPDITLYTAANLRAEVEGVAREIRRLVAEEEYRYRDITVLLRNGESYYDVMKTLFTDYDIPHFIDEKRPMSHHPLIECIRSALEVISGNWRYDAIFRCIKTELLYPLDVRKESMHEEMDEFENYCLAYGVQGKRWTADEPWTYRRYRSLDGVNGMQTDSEREMEEKINRLRDVVRTPIIRLQKRLKRASSVVQMCEAVYLFLEELDVPKKLEDLRMRAEAEGNFLFASDHDQVWEEVMNLLDTFVEMLGEEKMSRSMFIDVMTTGLEALQFANIPPSLDQVLIANIDRSRLSDIRAAFVIGANEGIIPAAPSDEGMLSDEEREFLVTAGVELAPTTRQTLLEEQFVIYQTVTRASEKLYISCPLADEEGKTLLSSSFIKKVKRMFPSVKEVFVTNDVNDLSRQVQISYVATPEVTLSYVTQQLQNWKRYGFEGNLDFWWDVYNFYVTSPEWKQKSSRVLSSLFYRNRAQKLSSVVSRDLYGDKIKGSVSRMELFNRCAYAHFAQHGLSLRERDIFKLDAPDIGELFHAALKKIADKLLRENRTWADLSIKECEHLSAVVIEEIAPLLQRQILLSSNRNYYLKQKLQQIIFRTSLILREHAKSSGFVPVDLEVPFGMGGTGSLPPMEFSLPNGVKMEVVGRIDRVDKAEDENGTFLRIIDYKSSTKALDLTEVYYGLALQMLTYLDVVISNANTWMKKDGTASPAGVLYFHIHNPIVEMKGDASEEEIEKEILKKFKMKGLVLGDADVVRLMDNKLSTGSSDIISAGLKKDGSFSARSSIASEQEFTTLQQYVHHTFENIGKDITEGVIDIAPYKMGNKAACTFCNFRSVCQFDESLEDNQFRTLKDMKDSEAMEKMREEVGE, from the coding sequence ATGTCGCTTCGATTTGTGATTGGACGAGCTGGAAGTGGAAAAAGTACATTTTGTTTACATGAAGTGCAAGAAGAATTAGGGCAGCGTCCAAGAGGCGAAACAATTTTATATCTTGTACCGGAACAAATGACGTTCCAAACGCAGCAAGCTTTAATAGGTAATGAAGGAGTTAGCGCCTCCATCAGGGCGCAAGTCTTTAGTTTTTCAAGGTTAGCGTGGAAGGTCTTGCAAGAAGTTGGTGGTGCAAGCCGCCTTCATATTGATGAGGCTGGCGTGCATATGTTACTACGTAAAATTGTAGAAGCGCGTAAAGAAGGATTGTATGTGTTTCAAAAAGCAGCAGAACAAAATGGCTTTTTTGAGCATTTAGGCAGCATGATTGCCGAGTTTAAACGTTATAATGTAACGCCATCGAATGTATATGAGATGTGGCAACAGTTAGATGCTCACAGTAGCGGTGATGAACAAAAATTATTAGCAAATAAAATGTACGACCTTCAGCTTTTATATGATGATTTTGAACGGGCTTTAATTGGTAAATATTTAGATTCAGAAGATTATTTACAGTTGCTTGTAGAAAAGCTTCCGGATTCTGATTATGTAAAAGGCGCAGAAATTTATATAGACGGATTTCATTCATTTTCACCTGGGGAATTAGAGATTATTAGACAGCTCATGATTTGCGGAGCAAGAATAACAATTACGTTAACAGTAGATGAAAAAACATTATCGCAGCCAACAAGTGAACTAGATTTGTTTTATCAAACAGTACTTACGTATGAAAAGGTAAAACAACTGGCACGTGAGGAGAAAATCGCAGTTGAAAGTACAATTTCAATGAGAGAACAGCCACGTTTTCTTTCGCCAGCATTGGCACATCTAGAAGCTGAGTTTGAATCTCGTCCGTCTAAGAAGTTCCAAAGTGAACCAGACATTACATTATATACAGCGGCAAACTTGCGAGCGGAAGTTGAAGGTGTAGCTAGGGAAATTCGCAGACTTGTTGCGGAAGAGGAGTATCGCTACAGAGATATTACGGTTCTTCTTCGTAATGGAGAAAGCTATTATGATGTAATGAAAACATTGTTTACTGATTACGATATTCCGCACTTTATCGATGAAAAGCGTCCAATGTCACATCATCCATTGATTGAATGTATTCGTTCTGCACTAGAAGTGATTAGTGGGAATTGGCGCTATGATGCTATTTTTCGCTGTATAAAAACGGAATTATTATATCCGTTGGATGTGAGAAAAGAATCAATGCACGAAGAAATGGATGAGTTTGAAAATTACTGTTTAGCATATGGCGTACAAGGAAAGAGATGGACGGCAGATGAGCCTTGGACGTATCGTCGTTATCGTTCGCTAGATGGAGTAAACGGAATGCAAACAGATAGCGAACGTGAAATGGAAGAGAAAATAAACCGCCTTCGTGATGTGGTAAGGACACCAATTATTCGTTTGCAGAAGCGTTTAAAACGTGCAAGTTCAGTTGTACAAATGTGTGAAGCGGTTTATTTGTTTTTAGAAGAATTAGATGTTCCTAAAAAACTGGAAGATTTGCGTATGCGTGCTGAGGCAGAAGGGAATTTTCTATTTGCAAGTGACCATGATCAAGTTTGGGAAGAAGTAATGAATCTTCTTGATACATTTGTAGAAATGCTTGGTGAGGAAAAGATGTCTCGTTCAATGTTTATCGATGTAATGACAACGGGACTTGAGGCACTTCAATTTGCAAATATCCCGCCTTCTTTAGATCAAGTGCTCATTGCGAACATTGATCGTTCAAGGTTATCGGATATTCGCGCGGCTTTTGTGATTGGTGCGAATGAAGGAATCATTCCGGCAGCCCCTTCAGATGAAGGGATGTTATCGGATGAAGAAAGGGAATTTCTCGTTACGGCTGGTGTAGAATTAGCACCAACAACAAGGCAGACGTTATTAGAAGAGCAATTTGTTATTTATCAAACAGTAACTCGTGCATCTGAGAAGTTATATATTTCTTGCCCCCTTGCGGATGAAGAAGGAAAGACGCTACTTTCATCTAGCTTTATTAAGAAAGTGAAAAGAATGTTTCCTTCTGTTAAAGAAGTATTTGTAACGAATGATGTGAATGATTTATCTCGTCAGGTACAAATTTCGTATGTAGCAACGCCAGAGGTTACCTTGTCATATGTAACGCAGCAATTACAAAATTGGAAACGATATGGTTTTGAAGGGAACCTTGATTTTTGGTGGGATGTTTACAACTTCTATGTTACATCGCCCGAGTGGAAGCAAAAAAGTAGTCGTGTACTATCTAGTTTATTTTATCGAAACCGTGCGCAGAAGCTTAGCTCAGTTGTAAGTAGAGATCTATACGGAGATAAAATTAAAGGAAGCGTCTCTCGCATGGAATTATTTAATCGATGCGCATATGCTCATTTTGCGCAGCATGGATTATCGCTGAGAGAGCGTGATATTTTCAAGTTAGATGCACCGGATATCGGCGAATTATTCCATGCAGCATTAAAGAAAATTGCAGACAAGTTACTTAGGGAAAATCGTACTTGGGCTGATTTATCGATAAAAGAGTGTGAGCATCTTTCTGCCGTAGTAATTGAAGAAATCGCACCGTTATTACAAAGACAAATTTTATTAAGTTCTAATCGGAATTATTATTTGAAACAAAAGTTACAGCAAATCATTTTCCGTACGTCACTTATCCTTCGTGAACATGCGAAGTCCAGTGGATTTGTGCCAGTTGATTTAGAGGTTCCATTTGGTATGGGCGGGACAGGCTCACTTCCGCCGATGGAGTTTTCGTTGCCAAACGGTGTGAAAATGGAAGTTGTTGGCCGGATTGACCGTGTAGATAAAGCGGAAGACGAAAATGGTACCTTCCTTCGCATTATTGATTATAAATCGAGCACAAAAGCTTTAGATTTAACAGAAGTATATTATGGGTTAGCACTTCAAATGTTAACGTATTTAGACGTTGTTATTTCAAATGCGAATACGTGGATGAAAAAAGATGGAACGGCATCACCTGCTGGCGTTTTATATTTCCATATTCATAACCCGATTGTGGAGATGAAAGGCGACGCTTCGGAAGAAGAGATTGAAAAGGAAATTTTAAAGAAATTTAAAATGAAAGGTCTCGTACTAGGAGATGCGGATGTTGTTCGATTGATGGATAACAAGCTTTCAACAGGAAGTTCAGACATTATTTCTGCAGGTCTGAAAAAAGATGGTAGCTTTAGTGCGCGTTCTAGTATTGCAAGTGAGCAAGAATTTACAACCTTACAGCAATATGTACATCATACATTTGAAAACATCGGGAAAGACATTACAGAAGGTGTTATTGATATCGCACCGTATAAAATGGGGAACAAAGCAGCTTGTACATTCTGTAATTTCCGTTCTGTTTGTCAGTTTGATGAATCACTTGAAGATAATCAGTTCCGCACGTTAAAAGATATGAAAGATAGTGAAGCGATGGAGAAAATGAGAGAGGAGGTTGGCGAATGA
- the addA gene encoding helicase-exonuclease AddAB subunit AddA — MIENWPQKPEGSQWTDDQWKAVVRDGRDILVAAAAGSGKTAVLVERIIRKIINAENPVDVDRLLVVTFTNAAAQEMKNRIGEALEKVLIDEPGSGHVRKQLSLLNKASISTIHSFCLQVIRTYYYMLDVDPRFRIANQTENELLKEEVLDDILEEEYGIEGNDIFFELVDRYTSDRSDDDLQRMILALHTESRAHPDPEKWLDKLVEAYDVEGKSIEDLTYATYLLEDVKFQLETAEKHIRKAIELAMLPDGPAPRIETLQADLVLLGTLSSAAHQSWTSVYEAMQNVSWQTLKRIKKSDYNEEIVKQVDSLRNKAKDEVKKLQEELFSRKPESFLRDFKDMHPVLEKLVQIVKVFTERFQTIKRDKGMVDFTDLEHFCLQILSERANDGGLRSSPVALQYRNKFAEVLVDEYQDTNFVQESIIKFVTKDFEQKGNLFMVGDVKQSIYRFRLAEPGLFLGKYKRFTPEGIDGGMKIDLAKNFRSRHEVLAGTNFIFKQIMGETVGEIDYDADAELKLGASYPEGEDVAAELLCIHQSEGEESVEGEDGVEVEKAQLEARLMAQRIKAMVDSGYEVYDRKTDSMRPVKYRDFVILLRSMPWAPQIMEELKLQGIPVYAELATGYFEATEVTVMMNVFRVIDNPMQDIPLAAVLRSPIVGLNDEELAMLRAHEKKGSFYEVMRSFLQGAPLEEEAELHGKLQWFYNLLQGWREFARQQSLSDLIWKVYRETGYYDFVGGLPAGKQRQANLRVLYDRARQYEATSFRGLFRFLRFIERILERGDDMGTARALGEQEDVVRIMTIHKSKGLEFPVVFVAGLGRRFNTQDLMKRFLLHKDFGFGSQFIDPRKRIKYTTLSQLAIKRKMKMELIAEEMRVLYVALTRAKEKLILIGTVKDKEKEIEKWLDSREHTDWLLPDYVRAGASCYLDWIAPSLYRHHDSEMLLELGQGNIPNEIYEYNASWKVEVVDGGTLLAPEPVQEEKQELLEALREKKPVPLESERKEEVYARLTWEYAYEGATAHRAKQSVTEIKRNYQSEDGSDNAFIKKLRTPIKTRPRFMEKKGLTYAERGTAVHAVMQHVNLQQPITLETVQEQIAEMVNKELLTFEQAEEIAIDRIVAFFDTDLGKRVLAAKSVEREVPFTMMLSAEEAYQDWQNQSRESVLVQGVIDCMIEEEDGVVLIDFKTDTIEGKFSGGFDQAKPILAERYKVQLSLYAKALEKSLHHPVKEKCLYFFDGNHIVHVD; from the coding sequence ATGATAGAGAATTGGCCACAGAAGCCTGAAGGTAGTCAATGGACAGATGATCAATGGAAGGCAGTCGTCAGAGATGGCCGTGATATTTTAGTAGCGGCGGCAGCGGGATCGGGAAAGACAGCTGTACTTGTAGAAAGAATTATTCGCAAAATTATTAATGCTGAGAATCCAGTAGATGTGGATCGCTTGCTTGTCGTAACATTTACAAATGCAGCGGCACAAGAGATGAAAAACAGAATTGGTGAAGCGTTAGAAAAAGTATTAATTGATGAGCCAGGATCAGGGCATGTTCGGAAACAGCTCAGCTTATTAAATAAAGCATCAATTTCAACCATTCACTCGTTCTGTTTACAAGTGATTCGAACGTACTATTATATGCTCGACGTTGATCCACGTTTTCGCATTGCTAATCAGACGGAAAATGAATTGTTAAAAGAAGAAGTATTAGATGACATATTAGAAGAGGAATATGGAATCGAAGGAAATGACATTTTCTTTGAACTAGTTGATCGATATACAAGCGATCGTAGTGATGATGACCTGCAGCGTATGATTTTAGCGCTTCATACGGAATCGAGGGCGCATCCAGATCCAGAGAAGTGGCTGGATAAGCTTGTCGAAGCATATGATGTGGAAGGGAAATCAATTGAAGACTTAACGTATGCAACTTATTTATTAGAAGATGTGAAGTTTCAGCTGGAAACTGCTGAAAAGCATATTCGGAAAGCAATTGAGTTAGCTATGCTTCCGGATGGGCCAGCGCCTCGCATTGAGACACTACAAGCGGACCTTGTGTTACTCGGGACGTTATCTAGTGCAGCACATCAGTCTTGGACAAGTGTATATGAAGCGATGCAAAATGTTTCGTGGCAAACGTTAAAGCGTATTAAAAAGAGTGATTACAATGAAGAGATTGTCAAACAAGTAGATTCACTTAGAAATAAAGCGAAAGATGAAGTGAAGAAGCTACAAGAAGAGTTGTTTAGCCGGAAACCAGAAAGCTTTTTACGTGATTTCAAGGATATGCACCCTGTACTAGAAAAGCTTGTTCAGATTGTAAAAGTATTTACTGAGCGTTTTCAAACGATAAAGCGTGATAAAGGAATGGTTGATTTCACAGATTTAGAGCATTTTTGCTTACAAATTTTAAGTGAACGTGCGAACGATGGCGGGCTTCGTTCATCACCAGTTGCGCTTCAATATCGGAATAAATTTGCCGAAGTACTTGTCGATGAATATCAAGATACGAACTTTGTGCAGGAGTCAATTATTAAGTTTGTAACGAAAGACTTTGAACAAAAAGGTAATCTGTTTATGGTCGGCGACGTAAAACAGTCGATATACCGATTCCGATTAGCAGAGCCTGGCTTATTTCTAGGAAAGTATAAACGTTTTACACCTGAAGGAATAGACGGCGGGATGAAGATTGATTTAGCCAAAAACTTCCGCAGCCGTCATGAAGTACTAGCAGGTACGAACTTTATTTTTAAACAAATTATGGGCGAAACTGTCGGGGAAATCGATTACGATGCTGATGCTGAACTAAAGTTAGGTGCGAGCTACCCAGAAGGAGAAGATGTAGCAGCCGAACTGTTATGTATTCATCAGTCTGAGGGAGAAGAATCGGTAGAGGGAGAAGACGGTGTAGAAGTAGAAAAAGCACAGCTTGAAGCACGTTTAATGGCGCAGCGAATTAAAGCGATGGTTGATTCAGGTTATGAAGTATATGATCGTAAAACAGATAGCATGCGCCCTGTGAAATACCGTGACTTTGTCATTTTACTTCGCTCGATGCCGTGGGCTCCGCAAATTATGGAAGAGTTAAAATTACAAGGCATTCCTGTTTACGCTGAGCTCGCGACAGGTTATTTTGAAGCGACAGAAGTGACCGTTATGATGAATGTGTTTCGGGTAATTGATAATCCGATGCAAGATATTCCGCTTGCTGCTGTGCTTCGTTCCCCGATTGTTGGGTTAAATGATGAAGAGCTTGCGATGTTACGTGCTCATGAGAAAAAAGGTTCGTTTTATGAAGTGATGCGTTCCTTCTTACAAGGCGCGCCGCTTGAAGAAGAGGCAGAATTACATGGGAAATTACAATGGTTCTATAATCTCTTGCAAGGGTGGCGTGAATTTGCGCGCCAGCAGTCTCTTTCTGATTTAATTTGGAAAGTATATCGTGAGACGGGTTATTACGATTTCGTTGGTGGTCTTCCAGCGGGAAAACAGCGTCAAGCTAACTTACGCGTACTATATGATCGCGCAAGGCAGTACGAAGCAACATCTTTCCGCGGGTTATTCCGTTTCCTTCGCTTTATTGAACGTATTTTAGAGCGCGGGGACGACATGGGAACAGCGAGAGCGCTTGGCGAACAAGAAGATGTGGTTCGAATTATGACGATTCATAAAAGTAAAGGGTTAGAGTTCCCAGTTGTATTTGTAGCGGGGCTTGGACGCCGTTTTAATACACAAGATTTAATGAAACGGTTCTTATTACACAAAGATTTCGGTTTTGGATCACAGTTTATTGATCCTCGTAAACGAATTAAATATACAACGTTATCACAACTAGCCATTAAACGTAAAATGAAGATGGAACTAATTGCGGAAGAGATGCGCGTATTATATGTTGCTCTAACGCGTGCAAAAGAAAAATTGATTTTAATTGGTACGGTGAAAGATAAAGAAAAAGAAATTGAAAAATGGCTTGACTCGCGTGAGCATACAGATTGGCTGTTACCGGATTACGTTCGTGCAGGAGCATCTTGTTACTTAGATTGGATTGCACCGTCACTATATAGACATCATGATAGCGAAATGCTTCTTGAACTTGGACAAGGAAATATACCAAATGAAATTTATGAATACAATGCGAGCTGGAAAGTGGAAGTGGTTGATGGTGGCACTTTACTTGCACCGGAACCAGTACAAGAAGAAAAGCAAGAATTGTTAGAAGCGCTTCGTGAGAAAAAACCTGTTCCTCTAGAAAGTGAACGAAAAGAAGAGGTGTATGCTCGTTTAACTTGGGAATATGCGTATGAAGGTGCAACAGCGCATCGGGCGAAGCAGTCTGTTACTGAGATAAAGCGGAATTATCAATCGGAAGATGGAAGTGATAATGCCTTTATTAAAAAACTTCGTACGCCTATAAAAACGCGTCCTCGTTTTATGGAGAAAAAGGGGTTAACTTATGCTGAACGGGGGACAGCTGTTCACGCCGTAATGCAACATGTTAATTTACAACAACCGATCACGCTTGAAACCGTTCAAGAGCAAATTGCGGAAATGGTAAATAAAGAATTACTAACATTTGAGCAAGCAGAAGAAATTGCGATTGATCGAATTGTAGCATTTTTTGATACGGATCTTGGTAAGCGTGTTTTAGCTGCGAAAAGTGTAGAACGTGAAGTGCCGTTTACGATGATGCTTTCAGCGGAAGAAGCGTATCAAGATTGGCAAAATCAGAGCAGAGAATCTGTACTTGTCCAAGGGGTTATCGATTGTATGATAGAAGAGGAAGATGGAGTTGTATTAATCGATTTTAAAACAGATACAATTGAAGGAAAGTTCTCAGGTGGATTCGATCAAGCAAAGCCGATTTTAGCAGAACGTTATAAAGTACAGCTTTCATTATATGCGAAAGCGTTAGAGAAAAGTTTACATCATCCAGTGAAAGAAAAGTGTTTATATTTCTTTGATGGAAATCACATAGTACATGTTGATTAA
- a CDS encoding spore germination protein, giving the protein MPAMVGHIHIVNIGSSGIFHVGDVFAIRPISYSRAFAGAGSFNVGENISVYNYQNATTVNDTDIIDQAIIGSN; this is encoded by the coding sequence ATGCCAGCGATGGTTGGACATATTCATATCGTTAACATTGGATCAAGTGGTATTTTTCATGTTGGAGATGTATTTGCAATTAGACCGATTAGTTACTCACGTGCTTTTGCAGGAGCTGGTTCTTTTAATGTTGGTGAAAATATTTCAGTATACAATTATCAAAATGCGACAACAGTCAATGATACAGACATAATCGATCAAGCTATAATTGGATCCAACTAA
- the gerPF gene encoding spore germination protein GerPF: MPSVVGNLVVQNSNGSFNLGDFYNVSPKENTKAYNGSGASNVAFVVNTFNGVSATNTFDSDVADQDQIGTA; this comes from the coding sequence ATGCCCTCTGTCGTTGGAAACCTCGTTGTTCAAAATAGTAATGGCTCTTTTAACTTAGGTGACTTCTATAATGTCTCTCCTAAGGAAAATACAAAGGCATATAACGGTTCAGGAGCATCAAATGTTGCTTTTGTTGTTAATACATTTAACGGTGTCAGCGCAACAAATACATTCGATTCAGATGTTGCGGATCAAGATCAAATTGGAACGGCTTAA
- a CDS encoding spore germination protein GerPB produces the protein MNFYVQQSIIINNIRIDSITTSSVFQIGSAGSIKALSKFSNTGGFTAPLRPLKSKGQIISIKP, from the coding sequence GTGAACTTTTATGTACAGCAAAGTATTATCATTAACAATATAAGAATTGATAGCATTACAACATCCTCCGTTTTTCAAATTGGAAGTGCCGGTAGCATTAAAGCATTATCTAAATTTTCCAATACAGGTGGATTTACAGCGCCACTTCGCCCCTTGAAATCAAAAGGACAAATTATTTCTATTAAACCATGA
- a CDS encoding RNA polymerase alpha subunit C-terminal domain-containing protein: MVTSKKSLRTCDNGHQYYKSSDCPSCPICEKERKPESGFLSLLSAPARRALEYNEITSLQQLSKCSEKEILQLHGMGSASLPKLRTALKESGLSFKG; encoded by the coding sequence ATGGTAACTTCCAAAAAAAGTTTAAGAACTTGTGATAATGGACACCAATACTATAAAAGTAGCGATTGTCCTTCTTGCCCGATCTGTGAGAAAGAACGAAAACCGGAAAGTGGATTTCTTTCACTTCTCTCGGCACCAGCAAGAAGAGCATTGGAATACAATGAAATAACTTCTTTGCAGCAGCTCTCAAAATGTAGTGAGAAAGAGATTTTACAACTGCACGGTATGGGGTCAGCATCTTTACCTAAACTTAGAACTGCTTTGAAGGAAAGTGGGTTATCATTCAAAGGCTAA